From the genome of Capricornis sumatraensis isolate serow.1 chromosome 17, serow.2, whole genome shotgun sequence, one region includes:
- the NIPSNAP1 gene encoding protein NipSnap homolog 1 isoform X2 yields MAPRLCSISAAARFYSKDNEGSWFRSLFVHKVDPRKDAHSTLLSKKETSNLYKIQFHNVKPECLDAYNSLTEAVLPKLHLDEDYPCSLVGNWNTWYGEQDQAVHLWRFSGGYPALMDCMNKLKNNKEYLEFRKERSQMLLSRRNQLLLEFSFWNEPQPRAGPNIYELRTYKLKPGTMIEWGNNWARAIKYRQENQEAVGGFFSQIGELYVVHHLWAYKDLQSREETRNAAWRKRGWDENVYYTVPLVRHMESRIMIPLKISPLQ; encoded by the exons ATGGCTCCGCGTCTGTGCAGCATCTCTGCGGCGGCGCG CTTCTATTCCAAGGACAATGAAGGCAGCTGGTTTCGGTCCCTCTTCGTACACAAGGTGGACCCCCGGAAGGACGCCCATTCCACGCTGCTGTCCAAGAAGGAGACCAGCAACCTCTATAAGATCCAGT TTCACAATGTGAAGCCCGAGTGTCTGGACGCCTACAACAGCCTGAC GGAGGCTGTGCTGCCCAAGCTGCACCTGGATGAGGACTACCCCTGCTCGCTCGTGGGCAACTGGAACACATGGTACGGGGAGCAGGACCAGGCAG TACACCTATGGCGATTCTCAGGGGGCTACCCAGCCCTCATGGACTGCATGAACAAGCTCAAGAACAATAAG GAGTACCTGGAATTCCGAAAGGAGCGGAGCCAGATGCTGCTCTCCAGGAGAAACCAGCTGCTCCTCGAGTTCAGCTTCTGGAACGAGCCACAGCCTAGAGCCGGCCCCAACATCTACGAGCTGAGGACATACAAGCTCAAG CCGGGAACCATGATCGAGTGGGGGAACAACTG GGCTCGGGCCATCAAGTACCGGCAGGAGAACCAGGAGGCAGTGGGCGGCTTCTTCTCACAGATAGGAGAGCTCTACGTCGTGCACCATCTCTGGG CCTATAAAGACCTGCAGTCTCGGGAGGAGACCAGAAACGCTGCCTGGAGGAAGAGGGGCTGGGACGAAAATGTCTACTACACAG TCCCCCTGGTGCGACACATGGAGTCTCGGATCATGATCCCTTTGAAGATCTCACCTCTCCAGTGA
- the NIPSNAP1 gene encoding protein NipSnap homolog 1 isoform X1, with translation MAPRLCSISAAARRLLGGPGSGPRDVAAVAAARFYSKDNEGSWFRSLFVHKVDPRKDAHSTLLSKKETSNLYKIQFHNVKPECLDAYNSLTEAVLPKLHLDEDYPCSLVGNWNTWYGEQDQAVHLWRFSGGYPALMDCMNKLKNNKEYLEFRKERSQMLLSRRNQLLLEFSFWNEPQPRAGPNIYELRTYKLKPGTMIEWGNNWARAIKYRQENQEAVGGFFSQIGELYVVHHLWAYKDLQSREETRNAAWRKRGWDENVYYTVPLVRHMESRIMIPLKISPLQ, from the exons ATGGCTCCGCGTCTGTGCAGCATCTCTGCGGCGGCGCGGCGGCTGCTGGGGGGCCCGGGGTCGGGCCCCAGGGACGTTGCGGCTGTGGCTGCGGCGCG CTTCTATTCCAAGGACAATGAAGGCAGCTGGTTTCGGTCCCTCTTCGTACACAAGGTGGACCCCCGGAAGGACGCCCATTCCACGCTGCTGTCCAAGAAGGAGACCAGCAACCTCTATAAGATCCAGT TTCACAATGTGAAGCCCGAGTGTCTGGACGCCTACAACAGCCTGAC GGAGGCTGTGCTGCCCAAGCTGCACCTGGATGAGGACTACCCCTGCTCGCTCGTGGGCAACTGGAACACATGGTACGGGGAGCAGGACCAGGCAG TACACCTATGGCGATTCTCAGGGGGCTACCCAGCCCTCATGGACTGCATGAACAAGCTCAAGAACAATAAG GAGTACCTGGAATTCCGAAAGGAGCGGAGCCAGATGCTGCTCTCCAGGAGAAACCAGCTGCTCCTCGAGTTCAGCTTCTGGAACGAGCCACAGCCTAGAGCCGGCCCCAACATCTACGAGCTGAGGACATACAAGCTCAAG CCGGGAACCATGATCGAGTGGGGGAACAACTG GGCTCGGGCCATCAAGTACCGGCAGGAGAACCAGGAGGCAGTGGGCGGCTTCTTCTCACAGATAGGAGAGCTCTACGTCGTGCACCATCTCTGGG CCTATAAAGACCTGCAGTCTCGGGAGGAGACCAGAAACGCTGCCTGGAGGAAGAGGGGCTGGGACGAAAATGTCTACTACACAG TCCCCCTGGTGCGACACATGGAGTCTCGGATCATGATCCCTTTGAAGATCTCACCTCTCCAGTGA